The Beijerinckiaceae bacterium RH AL1 genome has a segment encoding these proteins:
- a CDS encoding putative Diguanylate cyclase domain protein (ID:RHAL1_02072;~source:Prodigal:2.6): MTFFRTVAKVLVKSARREKLTLPVYASLVGHLYGSLSAFMMLPIGGLLLTINDGLHGGGLRAWGCTAVMSVVVAARIEMYRRFKRSSAAKKMTDIAFFEAGAAMTGLTMAVVISITECIPAIVAGTPQGTMASLVLTMGVAGLIGSRTGSRPNLAFIQVVLIVLPFASVLMLTGGAGVAGVGVLVALYLVATFTGIKGHYMSLRRALLDEQRVRRLNIINRKQAQLFDTALNAMTSGLLLLDEKRRILVANERSKEVLGVDLIKRIEGKATHEFQDDLFRTYGCDAVEQARVRGEFDRIMQGGLEGTFTMYDRTRGRIFEMRMRTIPGGEGAVINVDDVTEKRQQEAEISRLAHHDILTGLPNRFSLLRHLEALIALRTGSIVAMFIDLDRFKAVNDEYGHSFGDALLVQVAERLRMETRAEDFASRIAGDEFVIVFSEFADRRAITHAANRILAAISRPYVLLGKTLVIGASAGLSHTEPMRTSAKELLRTADVALYVAKSGGRGQAFWYEKSMDDDARTRREMTSELGEALRGDRLALHYQPIVDVKRKRVVVCEALTRWKSPTYGDVPPSVFIKLAEDSELIRDLGHWSLRRACLDARHWSADIKVAVNISALHFKEGSISRTVAAILEETGLAASRLELEITESMLADDTEKMQFELGELSRAGVTIVLDDFGTGYSSFSRLHALPIDKVKLDGSFVRRLGSDKNAASLIASIVRLTATMGKQLVIEGVETLQEVEEVVRLRGNLIQGFFFSRPVPVSELGDAITRIEAKTRARAA; encoded by the coding sequence ATGACCTTCTTCAGGACCGTCGCGAAGGTCCTCGTCAAAAGCGCTCGTCGGGAGAAGCTCACGCTTCCCGTCTACGCGTCGCTTGTCGGCCACCTGTATGGCTCGCTCTCGGCGTTCATGATGCTTCCAATCGGCGGCCTGTTGCTGACGATCAACGACGGGCTGCACGGCGGCGGCTTGAGGGCCTGGGGCTGCACGGCCGTGATGAGCGTGGTCGTTGCGGCGCGCATCGAGATGTACCGCAGGTTCAAGAGGTCGTCCGCCGCGAAGAAAATGACCGACATCGCCTTCTTCGAGGCCGGCGCTGCGATGACGGGCCTCACGATGGCTGTGGTCATCTCCATCACCGAGTGCATTCCGGCGATTGTCGCAGGCACGCCACAAGGAACAATGGCCTCTCTCGTCCTCACGATGGGCGTGGCCGGCTTGATCGGCAGCAGGACCGGCTCCCGCCCGAACCTCGCCTTCATCCAGGTCGTGCTGATCGTCCTGCCGTTCGCGAGCGTCCTGATGCTTACCGGAGGTGCAGGCGTCGCCGGCGTCGGCGTGCTCGTCGCGCTCTACCTCGTCGCGACGTTCACGGGCATCAAGGGCCACTATATGTCGCTGCGTCGCGCGCTCCTGGACGAGCAGCGCGTGAGACGACTCAACATCATCAACCGCAAGCAGGCGCAACTCTTCGATACGGCGCTCAACGCCATGACATCCGGCCTGCTGCTGCTCGACGAGAAGCGACGGATCCTGGTCGCCAACGAGCGCTCGAAGGAAGTGCTGGGCGTCGATCTCATAAAACGGATCGAGGGCAAGGCGACCCATGAATTCCAGGACGACCTGTTCCGCACCTACGGATGCGACGCCGTCGAGCAGGCGCGCGTCCGCGGCGAGTTCGACCGCATCATGCAAGGCGGTCTGGAAGGCACGTTCACGATGTACGACCGGACGCGCGGCCGCATCTTCGAGATGCGGATGCGCACGATTCCCGGCGGGGAAGGCGCGGTCATCAACGTCGACGACGTCACCGAGAAGCGGCAGCAGGAAGCCGAGATCAGCCGGCTTGCCCACCACGACATCCTGACCGGTCTGCCGAACCGCTTCAGCCTGCTCCGTCATCTCGAGGCCTTGATCGCCCTCCGCACGGGGTCGATCGTCGCGATGTTCATCGATCTCGATCGCTTCAAGGCCGTCAACGACGAATACGGGCATAGCTTCGGCGACGCGCTCCTCGTTCAGGTCGCGGAGCGCTTGCGGATGGAGACGCGCGCCGAGGACTTTGCGTCGCGCATCGCGGGCGACGAGTTCGTCATCGTGTTCTCCGAGTTCGCCGATCGGCGCGCGATCACTCACGCGGCGAACCGGATCCTCGCGGCGATCTCCCGGCCTTACGTCTTGCTCGGCAAGACACTCGTGATCGGTGCCAGCGCGGGCCTCTCTCACACCGAGCCGATGCGGACCTCCGCCAAGGAGTTGCTGCGGACGGCCGATGTCGCGCTCTATGTCGCCAAGAGCGGCGGGCGCGGCCAGGCGTTCTGGTACGAGAAGTCGATGGACGATGACGCCAGGACCCGCCGCGAGATGACGAGCGAGCTCGGCGAAGCGCTGCGCGGCGACCGCCTCGCCCTGCATTATCAGCCGATCGTCGATGTGAAACGCAAGCGCGTCGTCGTGTGCGAAGCCCTCACGCGCTGGAAAAGCCCGACATACGGCGACGTGCCGCCGAGCGTGTTCATCAAGCTCGCCGAAGACTCGGAGCTGATCCGGGACCTTGGCCACTGGTCGCTGCGCCGCGCCTGCCTGGACGCCAGGCACTGGAGCGCGGACATCAAGGTCGCGGTCAACATCTCGGCGCTTCACTTCAAGGAAGGGTCGATCTCGAGGACGGTCGCCGCGATCCTCGAGGAGACGGGACTCGCCGCAAGCCGGCTCGAGCTCGAGATCACCGAGAGCATGCTCGCAGACGATACCGAGAAGATGCAGTTCGAGCTGGGTGAGCTGAGCCGCGCCGGCGTCACCATCGTCCTCGACGACTTCGGCACAGGCTACTCGTCGTTCTCGCGGCTGCATGCCCTCCCGATCGACAAGGTCAAGCTGGACGGCAGCTTCGTGCGTCGTTTGGGCTCGGACAAGAATGCCGCCAGCCTGATCGCCTCGATCGTGCGTTTGACCGCCACCATGGGCAAGCAGCTGGTCATCGAAGGCGTCGAGACGTTGCAGGAGGTCGAAGAGGTCGTTCGCTTGCGCGGCAACCTGATCCAGGGGTTCTTCTTCAGCCGCCCGGTTCCGGTGTCGGAGCTCGGGGACGCGATCACGCGGATCGAAGCGAAGACGCGCGCCCGGGCGGCCTAG
- the bioD gene encoding ATP-dependent dethiobiotin synthetase BioD (ID:RHAL1_02074;~source:Prodigal:2.6) translates to MPGLFVTATGTDVGKTFVTAGLIRAARRAGRPVEAMKPVLSGYDPADAASSDAGVLLEALGRTPTPEAVAHIAPWRFAAPLSPDMAAAAEGQSIDVTAVVAACRARFSSDRLTLVEGVGGVMVPLDAHQTILDFAAALALPVVLVSATALGAISHLLTARAVLKARGLSIAAIVLNESASSTVPIDATKTTLARFCDEPLLVVPRDAGEATFDSVYAALA, encoded by the coding sequence ATGCCCGGCCTCTTCGTGACCGCGACCGGCACAGACGTCGGCAAGACCTTCGTCACCGCCGGGCTGATCCGCGCCGCGCGCCGCGCCGGGCGCCCTGTCGAGGCGATGAAGCCGGTCCTTTCCGGCTACGATCCCGCCGATGCCGCCTCAAGCGACGCCGGCGTGCTGCTCGAGGCGCTCGGCCGCACGCCGACGCCCGAAGCGGTCGCCCACATCGCGCCCTGGCGCTTCGCCGCGCCGCTCTCGCCCGACATGGCCGCGGCCGCCGAAGGCCAATCAATCGATGTCACGGCCGTCGTCGCCGCCTGCCGTGCGCGGTTTTCCTCGGATCGCCTCACGCTGGTCGAGGGCGTCGGCGGCGTCATGGTGCCCCTCGACGCGCACCAAACGATCCTCGATTTCGCGGCCGCCCTCGCGCTGCCCGTGGTCCTCGTCTCCGCCACCGCGCTCGGCGCGATCAGCCACCTTCTGACCGCCCGCGCAGTTCTAAAAGCCCGAGGCCTGTCAATCGCCGCCATCGTGCTCAACGAATCTGCCTCCAGCACCGTGCCGATAGACGCGACGAAGACGACGCTGGCGCGCTTCTGCGACGAGCCGCTGCTCGTCGTGCCGCGCGACGCGGGCGAGGCCACCTTCGACAGTGTGTACGCGGCGCTCGCCTGA
- a CDS encoding 8-amino-7-oxononanoate synthase (source:Prodigal:2.6;~ID:RHAL1_02075) gives MLSLDRYAEDKLDALERRALRRTLADTAREETPFVTRGGRRLLSFSCNDYLGLSRHPAVKAAAIAAVERYGAGAGASRLVTGNHPPLVALEAKLAAMKGTEAACVFGSGYLANIGVLGVLAGPDDLIVIDALAHACLFAGARLSEAHTLVFAHNDVDAAAALIAAHRNAHRHALIVTETVFSMDGDRAPVAALAALAGAHDAWLLSDDAHGFGLDGGDAPSHVPLRMGTLSKAIGGYGGYLAASAPVVALMRTRARSFVYSTGLPPASAAAALAALDIIDADPALRAEPLRKARRFTRALNLPDAESAIVPLVLGDPEAALAASAVLERAGFLVTAIRPPTVPDGTARLRFAFCALHEDSDIDRLAATVREEVLREPCPASS, from the coding sequence ATGCTGTCGCTCGACCGATACGCGGAAGACAAGCTCGATGCGCTGGAGCGGCGGGCGTTGCGCCGCACGCTCGCCGACACCGCGCGCGAGGAGACGCCGTTCGTCACGCGCGGCGGCCGCCGGCTGCTCTCGTTCTCCTGCAACGACTATCTCGGGCTGTCGCGTCATCCCGCCGTGAAGGCGGCGGCGATCGCGGCGGTCGAGCGCTATGGGGCCGGAGCCGGGGCCTCGCGGCTCGTCACCGGCAACCACCCGCCGCTGGTCGCGCTGGAGGCGAAGCTCGCCGCGATGAAGGGCACCGAGGCCGCGTGCGTCTTCGGGTCGGGCTACCTCGCCAACATCGGGGTGCTCGGCGTGCTCGCCGGGCCGGACGACCTCATCGTCATCGACGCGCTCGCGCACGCCTGCCTGTTCGCCGGGGCGCGGCTCTCGGAGGCCCATACCCTCGTCTTCGCCCACAACGACGTGGACGCCGCCGCAGCGCTGATCGCCGCCCATCGGAACGCGCACCGTCATGCGCTCATCGTCACGGAGACCGTCTTCTCGATGGACGGCGACCGCGCGCCCGTCGCCGCGCTCGCGGCGCTCGCAGGAGCCCACGATGCCTGGCTCCTTAGCGACGACGCCCACGGATTCGGGCTCGACGGCGGCGATGCCCCCTCGCACGTCCCGCTGCGCATGGGCACGCTCTCGAAGGCGATCGGCGGCTATGGCGGCTATCTCGCCGCCTCGGCGCCCGTCGTCGCGCTGATGCGGACGCGCGCCCGTTCCTTCGTCTACTCCACCGGCCTGCCGCCGGCCTCGGCCGCGGCGGCACTGGCCGCGCTCGACATCATCGACGCCGACCCGGCGCTCCGCGCCGAGCCCCTGCGGAAAGCGCGCCGCTTCACGCGCGCGCTGAACCTGCCCGACGCCGAGAGCGCGATCGTGCCGCTCGTGCTCGGCGACCCGGAGGCGGCGCTGGCGGCATCGGCCGTGCTGGAACGCGCCGGCTTTCTCGTCACTGCGATCCGCCCGCCGACGGTGCCAGACGGCACCGCGCGGCTGCGCTTTGCCTTCTGCGCGCTGCACGAGGACAGCGACATCGACCGGCTGGCCGCGACCGTCCGCGAAGAGGTGCTGAGGGAGCCATGCCCGGCCTCTTCGTGA
- the bioA gene encoding 7,8-diaminopelargonic acid synthase, PLP-dependent (ID:RHAL1_02076;~source:Prodigal:2.6), which yields MTREHPLPAAAPAWLAAGRAHLWRPYCQMQTAAPALPVVATKDCRLTLADGRELIDGIASWWTACHGYNHPHIADAVRHQLEIMPHVMFGGLTHEPAARLAARLAALAPGDLRHVFFTDSGSVSVEVAMKMAIQAALNRGERGRTKILAFRGGYHGDTLATMAVCDPDEGMHALFTGVLPEQIIADLPRDDANCAALEALLARDGHRIAAILVEPLVQGAGGMLVHEATVLATLRAAADRCGALLILDEIFTGFGRTGAMLACESAGVTPDILTVSKALTGGTMALAATIASQRVFEAFLSDDPMHALMHGPTYMANPLACAAANASLDLFETEPRLAQAGAIEATLRAGLAPLAGRPGIRDVRVKGAIGVVELAAIPNLDALKARFIEAGVWVRPFRTIAYLTPALTIGEDELARLIDALVAVATEHGRAHPA from the coding sequence ATGACGCGAGAGCATCCCCTGCCCGCGGCCGCGCCCGCCTGGCTTGCCGCCGGGCGCGCGCACCTCTGGCGCCCGTATTGCCAGATGCAAACGGCCGCCCCTGCCCTGCCCGTCGTCGCGACCAAGGACTGCCGCCTCACGCTGGCCGACGGCCGCGAGCTGATCGACGGCATCGCGAGCTGGTGGACGGCCTGCCACGGCTACAACCACCCCCACATCGCAGACGCCGTGCGGCATCAGCTCGAGATCATGCCGCACGTGATGTTCGGCGGATTGACCCACGAGCCAGCGGCGCGGCTCGCCGCCCGCTTGGCGGCCTTGGCACCGGGCGACCTGCGCCATGTGTTCTTCACCGACTCCGGCTCGGTCTCGGTCGAGGTCGCGATGAAGATGGCGATCCAGGCGGCGCTGAACCGCGGCGAGCGCGGGCGCACGAAGATCCTCGCCTTCCGCGGCGGCTACCACGGCGACACGCTTGCGACGATGGCGGTGTGCGACCCGGACGAGGGCATGCATGCGCTGTTCACCGGCGTGCTGCCGGAGCAGATCATCGCCGACCTGCCACGCGACGACGCGAACTGCGCCGCGCTCGAAGCGCTGCTGGCGCGCGATGGGCATCGTATCGCCGCCATTCTCGTCGAGCCGCTGGTTCAGGGCGCCGGCGGCATGCTGGTGCACGAGGCGACGGTTCTGGCCACGCTGCGCGCCGCGGCGGACAGGTGCGGCGCGCTGCTGATCTTGGACGAGATATTCACCGGGTTCGGCCGCACCGGCGCGATGCTGGCCTGCGAGTCAGCGGGGGTCACGCCGGACATTCTCACGGTGTCGAAAGCACTCACCGGCGGCACGATGGCGCTCGCCGCGACGATTGCCTCGCAACGCGTCTTCGAGGCGTTCCTGTCGGACGATCCGATGCACGCGCTGATGCACGGGCCGACCTATATGGCGAACCCGCTCGCCTGCGCGGCGGCCAACGCCTCGCTCGATCTCTTCGAAACCGAGCCGCGGCTCGCGCAGGCGGGGGCAATCGAGGCGACGCTCCGTGCCGGCTTGGCGCCGCTGGCTGGACGGCCCGGCATCCGCGACGTGCGCGTCAAAGGCGCGATCGGCGTCGTCGAGCTGGCAGCGATCCCAAACCTCGATGCGCTGAAGGCGCGCTTCATCGAGGCCGGCGTGTGGGTACGCCCGTTCCGGACGATTGCCTACCTGACGCCGGCGCTGACGATCGGCGAGGACGAGCTGGCCCGGCTCATCGACGCGCTCGTTGCGGTCGCGACAGAACACGGGCGCGCGCACCCCGCATGA
- a CDS encoding hypothetical protein (ID:RHAL1_02077;~source:Prodigal:2.6), which yields MKRIEKRDLPTKVCPVCGRPFTWRRKWAARWEEVRYCSERCRRAKDKNGGGGPPP from the coding sequence ATGAAGCGCATCGAGAAGCGCGACCTGCCGACCAAGGTGTGCCCGGTCTGCGGACGTCCGTTCACATGGCGGCGCAAATGGGCGGCCAGGTGGGAGGAGGTGCGCTACTGCTCGGAGCGTTGCCGCCGCGCGAAAGACAAAAACGGCGGCGGTGGACCGCCGCCGTAA
- a CDS encoding Xanthine dehydrogenase YagR molybdenum-binding subunit (ID:RHAL1_02078;~source:Prodigal:2.6), whose translation MPDTIEIERARHGSSVGQPLTRRDGMLKVTGGARYAADNHPKGLLHAALAVASVANGKVTHLDVAAAKAHPGVVEVMTPDNVPALAISPDEKPDPFAFKIDVLQNADVRYAHQPIAVVIAETLEAAQEGVALLEPRYDEATPHVGLDEAEAYEPPVIGAGNPTKHGTGDVGARLAEADQRVEAIYETAPQYHNAMEPHAIVAQWDGGKLTLDTPSQALSMAQGRLAALLGIQPQDILIRSPFLGGGFGSKAIMTGPQVLGILAAKLTGRPVKLVVRREQMFGPVGHRAATRQTLRLGTDAGGELLAIDHHTRTITSTHDDFYEPAGLVARHLYKSKAIATSHEGVRNNIGTPVFMRAPGEATGSIALESAMDEMAEKLGLDPLEFRLKNYADMEPITDKPFSSKALRQCYEQGAARFGWKGRPLQPRQMRDDDGLLVGWGMGTATFPAFIFQAEATAELKADGTGEVLIGAHDMGQGAWTSIAQIAADALGIPYEKLTFDMGVSTLPNGGMAGGSAGTATAGSAVQAAGDDVVRQLGELAVADERSPLFGAGNAGVFAREGHLYRRDDESRSEPFEAIMARAGRTSIKGKGSAAADPAMQETYAMHSHGAVFAEVKVDPELGQMRVSRLVGAFAAGRIVNPRMVTSQYYGGMIWGLSFALHEHAAFDPRSGRPMNANLGEYHVPVNADCPSIEAILVEEHDPHVNVLGIKGVGEIGITGTAGAIANAVWHATGVRVREFPITLDKLLG comes from the coding sequence ATGCCTGACACGATCGAGATCGAGCGCGCCCGCCACGGCTCAAGCGTCGGCCAGCCGCTCACCCGCCGCGATGGAATGCTGAAAGTGACCGGCGGTGCCCGCTATGCCGCCGACAATCATCCCAAGGGCCTGCTGCACGCGGCGTTGGCGGTGGCGTCCGTCGCCAACGGCAAGGTCACGCATCTCGATGTCGCCGCCGCCAAGGCGCATCCGGGCGTCGTCGAGGTGATGACGCCGGACAACGTGCCTGCTCTGGCGATCTCGCCCGACGAGAAGCCCGACCCGTTCGCCTTCAAGATCGACGTGCTGCAGAACGCCGACGTGCGTTACGCGCACCAGCCGATCGCGGTCGTCATCGCCGAGACGCTCGAGGCGGCGCAGGAAGGCGTGGCCTTGCTGGAGCCGCGCTATGACGAAGCGACGCCGCACGTTGGGCTCGACGAGGCCGAGGCCTACGAGCCGCCGGTGATCGGCGCCGGCAACCCGACGAAGCACGGCACCGGCGACGTCGGCGCCCGCCTCGCCGAGGCCGACCAGCGCGTCGAAGCGATCTACGAGACCGCGCCGCAGTACCACAATGCGATGGAGCCGCATGCCATCGTCGCGCAGTGGGACGGCGGCAAGCTCACGCTCGACACGCCCTCGCAGGCATTGTCGATGGCGCAGGGCCGCCTCGCCGCGCTGCTCGGGATCCAGCCGCAGGACATCCTGATCCGCAGCCCCTTCCTCGGCGGCGGGTTCGGCTCGAAGGCGATCATGACCGGGCCGCAGGTGCTTGGCATCCTCGCCGCCAAGCTCACAGGTCGCCCGGTGAAGCTCGTCGTCCGCCGCGAGCAGATGTTCGGCCCCGTGGGACACCGCGCCGCGACGCGCCAGACCCTGCGGCTCGGCACCGACGCCGGCGGCGAGCTGCTGGCGATCGACCACCACACGCGCACGATCACCAGCACCCACGACGACTTCTACGAGCCGGCAGGCCTCGTGGCGCGTCACCTCTACAAGAGCAAGGCGATCGCGACCTCGCACGAGGGCGTGCGCAACAACATCGGCACGCCGGTGTTCATGCGCGCGCCAGGCGAGGCCACGGGCAGCATCGCGCTCGAGAGCGCGATGGACGAGATGGCGGAAAAGCTCGGCCTCGATCCGCTGGAGTTTCGGCTGAAGAACTACGCGGACATGGAGCCGATTACCGACAAGCCGTTCTCGTCCAAGGCCTTGCGTCAGTGCTACGAGCAGGGCGCCGCGCGGTTCGGCTGGAAGGGGCGTCCGTTGCAGCCGCGCCAGATGCGTGACGACGACGGGCTCCTCGTCGGCTGGGGCATGGGGACGGCGACGTTCCCGGCCTTCATCTTCCAGGCCGAGGCGACTGCCGAGCTCAAGGCCGACGGCACCGGCGAGGTGCTGATCGGTGCCCACGACATGGGCCAGGGCGCTTGGACCAGCATCGCGCAGATCGCCGCCGACGCGCTCGGTATCCCGTACGAGAAGCTCACCTTCGACATGGGCGTCTCGACCCTGCCGAACGGCGGCATGGCTGGCGGCTCGGCCGGCACCGCGACGGCTGGCTCCGCTGTGCAGGCCGCTGGCGACGATGTCGTGCGACAGCTCGGCGAGCTGGCCGTGGCGGACGAGCGCTCCCCGCTCTTCGGCGCCGGCAATGCCGGCGTCTTCGCCCGCGAGGGTCACCTCTATCGCCGCGACGACGAGAGCCGCAGCGAGCCCTTCGAGGCAATCATGGCGCGCGCCGGCCGCACGTCGATCAAGGGGAAGGGCAGCGCCGCGGCGGATCCTGCGATGCAGGAGACCTATGCGATGCATTCGCACGGCGCCGTCTTCGCCGAGGTGAAGGTCGATCCCGAGCTCGGGCAGATGCGGGTGTCGCGGCTCGTCGGCGCATTCGCGGCCGGCCGCATCGTCAATCCGCGCATGGTGACCAGCCAGTACTACGGCGGGATGATCTGGGGTCTCTCGTTCGCGTTACACGAGCACGCGGCGTTCGATCCCCGCTCGGGGCGGCCGATGAACGCCAATCTCGGCGAGTACCACGTGCCGGTGAATGCCGACTGCCCGTCGATTGAAGCCATCCTCGTCGAGGAGCACGACCCCCACGTCAACGTGCTCGGCATCAAGGGCGTCGGCGAGATCGGCATCACGGGAACGGCGGGCGCGATCGCCAATGCGGTCTGGCACGCCACAGGCGTGCGCGTGCGTGAGTTCCCGATCACGCTCGACAAGCTGCTCGGCTGA
- the yagS_2 gene encoding putative oxidoreductase with FAD-binding domain protein (ID:RHAL1_02079;~source:Prodigal:2.6) — translation MKSFEYIRPQTIEAAVAAATKPGATYIAAGTNLLDLMKGNITRPDVLVDVTRLPDLDRIEWRDDGSVRIGALVRNSDLAHDARFAMAYPAVAEALLSGASAQLRNAATTAGNVLQRTRCAYFYDTASACNRRNPGSGCGAIGGLDRLSAVLGWSDACVATHPSDFCVPLVALDAVVEIAGEKGTREVPLEAFHLLPGTTPDRESVLLPGELIVAVHLPASAAAFKAHERYLKVRERTSYAFAVVSCAAALRIENGAIAEARIALGGVAAKPWRAFAAEKALTGATPGKDAFRQAAEAAFADAKPLAGNAFKIELGRRIVARTLALAAAGTPDRIPALPASAFAQGASVHA, via the coding sequence GTGAAGTCGTTCGAATACATCCGGCCCCAAACCATCGAGGCCGCCGTCGCTGCCGCCACGAAGCCCGGCGCGACCTACATCGCCGCGGGCACAAACCTGCTCGACCTGATGAAGGGCAACATCACGCGCCCCGACGTCCTCGTCGACGTGACGCGTCTTCCGGATCTCGATCGCATCGAGTGGCGGGACGACGGCAGCGTCCGCATCGGCGCTTTGGTGCGCAATAGCGACCTCGCGCACGACGCCCGTTTCGCGATGGCCTATCCGGCCGTTGCCGAGGCGCTTCTTTCGGGTGCCTCCGCGCAGCTGCGAAACGCCGCAACCACCGCCGGCAACGTGCTGCAGCGGACCCGCTGCGCCTACTTCTACGACACGGCAAGCGCCTGCAATCGTCGCAATCCCGGCAGCGGCTGCGGCGCCATCGGCGGCCTCGACAGGCTCTCCGCCGTGCTCGGCTGGAGCGACGCCTGCGTTGCGACGCATCCGTCCGACTTCTGCGTGCCGCTCGTCGCGCTCGACGCCGTTGTCGAGATCGCCGGTGAAAAGGGCACGCGCGAGGTTCCGCTGGAGGCCTTCCACCTGTTGCCCGGCACGACGCCGGACCGCGAGAGCGTGCTGCTGCCGGGTGAGCTGATCGTCGCCGTGCATCTGCCGGCGTCGGCCGCGGCCTTCAAGGCGCATGAGCGGTATCTGAAGGTTCGGGAGCGAACCTCCTATGCGTTTGCCGTCGTCTCGTGTGCGGCGGCGCTCCGTATAGAGAACGGTGCGATCGCGGAAGCCCGCATCGCCCTTGGCGGCGTCGCCGCCAAGCCGTGGCGCGCGTTCGCCGCGGAGAAAGCCCTGACGGGCGCAACACCCGGCAAGGACGCCTTCAGGCAAGCCGCCGAGGCTGCCTTCGCCGACGCCAAGCCGCTTGCCGGCAACGCGTTCAAGATCGAGCTCGGTCGCCGCATCGTCGCACGCACGTTGGCCCTCGCCGCCGCCGGCACGCCCGACCGTATTCCCGCCCTCCCAGCCTCAGCGTTCGCGCAAGGAGCCTCTGTTCATGCCTGA
- a CDS encoding Xanthine dehydrogenase YagT iron-sulfur-binding subunit (ID:RHAL1_02080;~source:Prodigal:2.6), translated as MAIDIHLTINGQPRTIALDDPRVTLLDLLRERLELTGTKKGCDRGQCGACTILVDGRRINSCLALAISHDGSSITTIEGLAQGDALHPMQAAFIEHDGFQCGFCTPGQIMSAVGLVQEAQAGDDPERIREAMSGNLCRCGAYIGIAQAVQDGQARMRHEQKERAA; from the coding sequence ATGGCCATCGACATTCACCTCACTATCAATGGTCAGCCGCGGACGATCGCGTTGGACGATCCCCGGGTCACCTTGCTCGACCTGCTGCGTGAGCGGCTCGAGCTCACGGGCACCAAGAAGGGCTGCGATCGCGGCCAGTGCGGCGCCTGCACCATTCTCGTCGACGGGCGGCGCATCAACTCCTGCCTCGCGCTCGCAATCAGCCACGACGGCTCGTCCATCACCACGATCGAGGGGCTGGCGCAGGGCGACGCGCTGCACCCGATGCAGGCCGCCTTCATCGAGCACGACGGTTTCCAGTGCGGCTTCTGCACGCCGGGCCAGATCATGAGCGCAGTCGGTCTCGTCCAGGAGGCGCAGGCCGGCGACGATCCCGAGCGGATCCGTGAGGCGATGAGCGGAAACCTCTGCCGCTGCGGCGCCTACATTGGGATCGCGCAGGCCGTGCAGGACGGGCAGGCCCGCATGCGGCACGAGCAGAAGGAGCGCGCCGCGTGA